In one Sphingomonas sp. AP4-R1 genomic region, the following are encoded:
- a CDS encoding ribbon-helix-helix protein, CopG family produces MSRISVRLDPALGERLQVRAAGAGLSLSAFARSVLEQAADPSDRYVYSSQDEIFATCIQILSILATSVGDRAPDTLARGMNEAKTMLRQRGLLDPERDR; encoded by the coding sequence ATGTCGCGCATCAGTGTTCGACTGGACCCCGCTTTAGGCGAACGGCTGCAAGTGCGCGCCGCTGGCGCGGGACTCTCGCTTTCTGCCTTCGCAAGATCGGTCCTTGAGCAGGCTGCCGACCCATCTGATCGCTACGTCTACTCTTCGCAGGACGAGATCTTCGCGACCTGTATCCAGATCCTGTCGATCCTTGCGACATCGGTCGGCGATCGCGCGCCGGATACGCTCGCTCGCGGCATGAACGAGGCAAAAACGATGCTCCGCCAGCGCGGCTTGCTCGATCCCGAGCGAGACCGGTGA